The genomic DNA CGCGCCTGCAGGCGGAGCCGGGGTGGCATCGTTGGGCCCAAGGGGGATCTGCGACGGCGGATAGGTCTCGTCGTAGTCCTGGACATACATCATCACGGCAGTGCCGATCTGGCGCATGTTGGAGAGACAAGCGGTCTGGCGGGCCTTGGCACGTGCCTGGGCGAAGACGGGAAAGAGGATGGCGGCAAGGATCGCGATAATGGCGATCACCACAAGCAGCTCGATGAGCGTGAATGCGCGGCGAGTCATAGGAATTATGTTAGCCTTTCTAGTGCTAAGACGGAGTATACCCAGAAAAGGGGCAGTGCCGCTTTCTGGCAGCCCCCCCCCTCCTGCATTGGGCGACAACCGATTAGTTACAGCCCTGCTTGTAGGGATCCCAGATCAAGAAGTCGGCAGCCTGGTTGGTAACATTTGCCACTTTATTGTAGGGAAGCGCCTTAGCGTGACCGTCGAGCCAGATGACATTCAGAACCCCGCTGTGTCGTGACTTCCCACGATCCATCGCCTGCTGATCGGTGGGGTTGGGAAGATCGGCAAACCCCCAGTAAGAGTTCCCAAGGTTCTTCCAGTAGTTCGGGTAGCTCGTCCCTGCGGTCACAAAGAGAGTCCCTGTCGGATCGGCTCGGAGAGCACAGGCATAGCGAGGCAGCGCGTTGTAGTAGCTGGCATCGACCATTGCAAGGGTATCCGCAGGTGCTTCAAAGGCAGCAAGGGCAAAGCCTGCGTTGGACTTGAAGACGTAGTTGTTCATGGCGTAGGAGTTCTGCCCTCCGTAGCTCTGGAATCCGCTGCCCGCGTTGCCCATCGCGCCGGCGGCATCGATATTCACCCAGGAGTTGGGCTTCGAGGGGCAGCGCCAGATCTGGTCATTTTTCGTGTAGGACTGTAGGATCTGGTTCGTAAAAGTAGCCGTCTTGGCGTTGGCTCCAACCCGCGTATCGGCAGCAAACGGGTTGGCATAGGCAAAACGGTACCCCGGGATCATCTCATCGTAGTCCTGGGAATACATCATCAGCGCGGTCCCGATCTGCTTCATGTTGGAGAGGCAGGAGGTCTGGCGGGCCTTCTCACGGGCCTGTGCAAAGACCGGGAAGAGAATGGCGGCAAGAATCGCGATAATGGCGATGACGACAAGAAGCTCGATTAAGGTAAAACCACGTTTTTGTTGCATGGAAAGAGTCCTTTGAAAGGGAGTGGTCGTAGAAGTAGAAATTGGTTTGTCGAGAACCAGAGGTTAAGACAGTCTACATCATATCAGGTGTTCCCTTAAAAATCACGGATCGGGAAAATTTATCGCAGATGGTACACTGGTTCCATGACGAAGCGTCGTGGTTTTACCCTCAT from Armatimonas rosea includes the following:
- a CDS encoding DUF1559 domain-containing protein translates to MQQKRGFTLIELLVVIAIIAILAAILFPVFAQAREKARQTSCLSNMKQIGTALMMYSQDYDEMIPGYRFAYANPFAADTRVGANAKTATFTNQILQSYTKNDQIWRCPSKPNSWVNIDAAGAMGNAGSGFQSYGGQNSYAMNNYVFKSNAGFALAAFEAPADTLAMVDASYYNALPRYACALRADPTGTLFVTAGTSYPNYWKNLGNSYWGFADLPNPTDQQAMDRGKSRHSGVLNVIWLDGHAKALPYNKVANVTNQAADFLIWDPYKQGCN